The genomic window CGGTACGTTTTCTATTGTAAAGGTACCATCAACATTTCCTCTTCCCGTATATACCTGCTGGTCATTTGCCCCAATGTCCGTAAGGGCAATCCAGGGTCTTTCCACGGGTCTTCCTAAAGTTAAAGGTCTAAAAGGTGGTACAAATTCTATAACTGTCATTATCCTGCCGGTTATGGTTCCCACTTCTGAAGGAGGCTTTACTTCAAACTTCATGGGTTTCACAAAACCTATCCAAACTAATGGAACCTTAAACCCTTCCCTCGGGCTATATCCATCGTTGCCTTCTTCAATCCATACATCGATTTCATGAGTTCCTTCAATAGTGGTAGTTTGTATCCAATCCGTTCCATCCGGCGGTATTGCCTGAACTGCATATTTCCCGGGCGGAATATTGTCTATCAAGGCCAATCCATTTTCATCTGTAAGAACAACTCCTCCTGTATCAGGTATGGGAATTGGGTTTCCTGAAGAATCGAACACTATATCCCCATTTATATCCTTCTCGTATTGGGTTCCTAGTGGATTCCCAAAATAGTCTACGGTTACTTCACCGACAGCATCGCTAATTACTACCCGAAACCCTTTTAATCCACGTTCCAGGGGTATATCATCTTCCCCATTTACAGGGTGATTGTCTTCAAAAACACGGACCCTTATTTTTGACAGCGGCAGTGGATTTGGATATAGTTTTACTTCTACAATAGTATCATCACCCGGCAGCACCGTCACCCAATTGCCACCCATCTTATACCCGGGTGCCAGAACAGAAATTATATATTTTCCCTCGGGTATTGTCACGCTTGCTTGAGAAGTTGCACTCTCTCCCGTCAAGATTACAGGACTGTAACTTTCTACCGGTTTTAATGATGGAAACAAAGATGGATCTCTGCTATTCTCAGGGAGTTCCACTTGAGGGTCTCCTACATTGTTTAAATTGATAATATACTTAAACCCATCTATTAAAATGTCATTAACGTCTTTAACAATAATGGTCACGCTTCCGTCAGCCATTATAGGTCTACACCTCCCCTTAAAATAATCAAGTCCACTTTATTGCTCTTTTATTGAAGGCCATTGGCTTATCTTCTTTGTCGGTTACTACATAATATGATAATAAAATTATAATGAGTTACATCGATTAGAGTGAATTTAAACGGAAATAATTTAGGCGAAATCATTTTTGGGTCGCAAAAACCTTCGCGGTGTGTTCCGCGTTGACAAAACTTTAATGAATCCCAAGTGTGGATAAGGCATCACTTTATTGGCTGGCAGCAGACTTTTCCAGAGCCCAACCGAAAAGCACTATCATGCAGGGTGGGCTAACCGCCAACACTGCCGATGACAATACCTCCTCAGGAAGGTTTTACGCCAAAGAAGTAGCCCACCACTAAGGGTGGGCTACTCGCTATCTTTCACTGCTTCAAGAATCTGTCAAGATCGCTTAGCGAATCAATCTCAAAAATGTTTTCCACAATCAATTCAAGAGTCTGCCTATCCTGACCCAGAATTCTTTCTTTGTACCCGCAGGGCAGTTCTCCAAGTTTTTTGCAAAATTTTTCTATAGTTTCTTCATCCAGCAGCTTATCTACAAGGATTATCACCGTGGCTATCAGTTGTTCAAACTCATGCTTTCTGTCTGCCAGCAACAGACCCGATGGTTAGCGCCGGCAGAAGATTTCAGAAAACAGAAGTAAATTCTTGTCTAAAAGTTACTGTGCATAAAGCGTTTAAAGTTTGCCCGATTTTTCCAGCATTCTCTTTATTATGACTGCAGCCTGAGCTCTGGTGGCACTGTCACCGGGAGCAAAAGTGCCGTCAGGATTTCCGTTCATGAGGCCCAGCGCGTCGGCCAGCCTTACATAGCTTCGGGCCCAACTGTTTACAGCACCCTCATCCCTGAACTTAACTTCGGATGTGGTGTATATGTCACTCAATTTTTTGCCGGTCACATATGAATAAGCCTTGACAATTATCACCGCCATCTCCTGTCTTGTGATTTTCTTTTCCGGCGCAAAATGGCTGGCATCAACACCAGAAATTATGCCTGCCCTGGCGGCGCCCATAACGGCGTCTTTATACCAAGCCTCATCGGACACATCGATAAAATTGCTTTGGGCACCCTGCTCTTTGATATTGAGCGCCCGGGCTATCAAAGCGGTAAATTCCGCTCTCGTGATGCTTCTTTCGGGAGCAAATTCGTTTTGCGATACTCCTTTAATGATATGCTTTGCAGCCATCAGCTCTATATCGTATTTAGCCCAGTGAGAAGTAATATCTTTAAACGTCTTGTTGTATTCCATAACCGCATATTTTGAAAAATGTTCGGTCTCAAAAGTAATTCCTTTATCGACGGCCTTCCCTCCGACATAATCCCATCTGTGGGTGGCTTCATTTAACCAGTATACTCCTACCTTGTTGATATCGAGAACTTTCTTTGCATCGTATTTCATTGTAACCGTCACCGGTTTGGCAAATTGCCCTATCTTTTTATGACCGGAATAGATCTCAAACTCAAATATTTTCGATACAGGAGCAGCTCCACTCGTAGCCTCTATATCCTTCGCCTCAAAATCCGATTCATTGACAGTCAATCTCAGGCCGCCATCTTTTTCCACCCCGCCGCCTGAGGCTAAAAAATCAGCATCCATTTTAAATTCAACGTTATTTGATTTTATAACTATTCCCCTGTGGGCTGACAGAACTTTATCCAGCGTTTTTGCATCCATTTCAACTTCTACACTGTCTACGGCATCTTGAGTGGTTACATCAAGGGTAACATCGCTTTTATCCAGCGACTTTAATTCCTTTTCCACCAGATCGGGGGATATTTTTACCAGCATCTTTATTCTGCCGGAATCATCTTTTGTCTTGATTATTTCATTTTGCTTCGGCTCGGCAGTGCTTCCAGCCCCTCCTGATCCGCCGGAGCCCCCCGAAGTCAAACCACCATCGTCCGTACGGTTGATGGTGTAGCTGTAGACGCCTACATCGCTTGTCACACCATTTTTAAAGGATATAGCCTTTATGGTGACGGAACTGCTGATGGTAATGGGCGTCTGGTACAGGAGGGATGAGGTAGTCGGTTCCTCACCGTTCAGAGTATAATATATTTTTGCATCCCGGGTGCCGCAGGTCAAAGCCACAGTTTGGGAGCTATTATACGTTCCCGGCGCCAGGCTGGCCACCGGCTTTTGCGGCTTAAAAGTCATGTAGATTGGCCTTGAGCTGATGAATTCGGTATTCTGGCTGCCATAAACATATTCATCAGCATATAATGAAAAATAACCCGCATCGGGCAAAACTATATCAAGATTCCCGGAACCGTAGACCATATCCACCACAGTATTATCGATATCCGTCACCAAAAGCCATCTATTATTATCAAAATCATATCTGTCGACAAATACCTGAACCGCCCCGTAAACCTCCTGACTTACTGTGTTATTATAGGCTTTGGCCATGATCTCGCCCGTTATCCTGCCTTTGGTGTCCGGGTATGGAGTGTCGGGCACTATTTCCAGCCTGGGAAGGTTGAAGGCCCGGTATCCATTTACCAGCCCAAAACCAAATTCCGTATCGACGCCGGGTTCACCCAGGTCGATGGCGCTTTCCATTATGGTTTTCTCTATATCTTCGTTCGATAAGGACTCATCGCCGGCTTTTAACAGCGCCGCCAGCCCGGACACAATGGGCGCGGCCTGTGAGGTGCCCGACTCGTACTCATAATTACTGTTAAGATATGTACTGATAATTCCCACTCCCGGGGCTGCCACATCCACCTCATCGCCGGTATTGGAAAAATCTGCGATTATAAAGCCCGTATTGCTATACCAATCCACGGCCCCCACGCCCAATACGCCGCTGTACGCCGCAGGATAACCGACGGGCGAATCATATTTCTTGTCATTCTGTACGATGTCCAGGTCCCCGGGCTCATCGGTTGTCCAGTGGTTGCTTTCGTTTCCTACGGCTGCCACCATAATGACACCTTTTTCCAGCGCATACTGGATGGCCTCATATTCGATCTGGCTGAAAGCATCCACCGTTTTCCCACTTTCATCAACTATGTATCTTGACCGTTCAAGGCTCATATTTATTATATCGGCTCCGTGATTTACCGCCCACTTAATTCCTTCTATAATTTTCCCGGAATCTCCTTCGCCGTTCGCATCGAGAACCTTTACCGGCATTATTTTTACTCCGCTGGCTGCGCCGGCGATCCCTATAGTATTATTGGCTATAGCCCCGATAATCCCGGCCACATGGGTGCCGTGGCCGTTATCATCCTCCGGAACACTATCGCCATTCACAAAATCATATCCGGGGACGATGCTCCCGGCAAGATCAGGATGGTCGCTGTCAATACCGGTGTCCAGCACAGCCACCGTCACATCTTTTCTCCTATCCTCGCTCACCTTTTCCCATGCCTTCTCCATCTCAGTAGCTAAAATCCACCATTGATTATTAAATTCTGCATCATTGACCGCGTTTTGCGTTTTATAATCTTTTATTCCATATTTATCGTCGGATCTGTATGTATCGGCTATCTTATAAATATACACCGGTTCGACATATTCAATATTTGGGTCCTTTTTCATCCTTTCGATGGCCTCAAAAACATTTTCCCCGGGGCTCAAATCAATGGTTTTTACCGTATAACTCGATTCCGACCCGGAGGCTTTAAGGGAAAATCCCTTTTCATAAACTGTGTCAGGCTGCCCTTTATACTTCACCATCAATTTATTGGGCACAATTCCTGCAATACCGCTGTTATGGGTATTTGCTAAAACAGGCGCCGAAAAAACTTCAAACAAAATCAGTGTGAAAATTACTACCGGTACTAGCACGAATTTTTTAAAAAAATAGTTCATGTGCATCCCCCTTGTACATGTTTTATAAATTAATACCACAAAAAAAATAAAAATCCTCCTCGGACTTTGTTATATTTTGTCAAAATAATGCATCCACAATGCCCAGTTCATGTATGGTAACTGAACCGCCCACCCCTACGCTGGATTTTTCGGGCACTAATTCGACGGCTCTTTTTGCCGCTTCCTCTCTGGTGGGCACATATATGGCATCAAAACCGTTTTTAATAAGAGCTTTTACCGCCCTTTGGCACCTTTGCTCATAAAATTTAGATTTTACGCTCATAAAAATCCTCCCCTAATCAGCGGTTTATCTACGACAGATGCTTTACAAACATGCGGACTAAAAAAGCCGCGCCAAGACGTGGCTAATCTATTTTGAAAATATTTATAGGTGAATGATTTTGAAAATAAAATGGCGCTTCAAACAAAACTTTTTAAATCATAGATGGGGATATCTATTTTTCTAAATCCTGTATCCACTGTAATGATACCGCATTTTAATGATATTGCGGACGATACTATCAAAGCATCGGGCATTTTTAGCCCGTACTCTGCCCTTATCTGTGCAGCTACAGTAGCCACATGTTTATCTACAGAAACCAGGTTCAAATTAGGAAAATTATTAATAAACTTATTTATTTCAGTAACCAATTTTGCATCTTTCATCTTCAAGGGTTTCACGAGCAGTTCAGCAAGAGAGATGACAGAAACATAGCCTTTCACTTCGGCATTTTTTATTAATGTTAGAACTTTTTTTGAAGCCAAGCCAAATTCATCATTTCCTTCTAAAAATAAATAAGGACATTTGTATCTATCAGCACTTTTTTATCCTGTTTAATGCGGTCAATCAAGACGTCTATTCCCAATCTTCTCTCTCCTTTTTAACATACTCATCCATCTCTTCAGCGCATTTGCCATAGGTTCCCTTTGCGATTCCATAATAGTATTCTACATAATCTTGCGGCTCCGGTGTTAATATAATTCTATTATCTTTTTGTTCTATCAAAAGTTTATTGCCTTTTTTTATTTTTAGTGCCCTGCATATTTGCGCCGGAATAGTAATTTGGTTTTTGCTTGATAGTTTTACGCTATGCATGATTTCTTTACCTCCTTCAATGTTTCTTTACTTTTAATTATAATATTTACTTTCAAGAACTTCAACTTTAATATCAGTTCTTCGCATCGACTAGGATATAAAAAAGCTGTGGAAATTCCACAGCTTAACTTTTTCAAATACTCAATAACTAATCTTCGCATTCTTCATCATCAGCCTCATATTCTTCATCATAATAACCTTACTGTTCAACCTCGCCGTAACTTTCCAGAACAGAGGGGTATTCTTCGTTTTCTTTTGGTTCTTCCACTCTCATTAATTGCGTAATAAAATGCCATTCATCCCCGTAGTCAAATAAAAACAACATTTTTTCTTTACATAGTTAAAGACTTTGCCAACCTTGGCTCTTTTAAAACTCCGGGAAATTGTTCTCCTTCGCCGATATCTGCAAATAATTCATAGCCTTCATCGGATCTGGGCCATCTTTTTATATTGCTGTAAAACCCAAAAGCATGGTCAAAATCAAAGCCAAAGCTTTCGATAATGATTTCCGCCAGGTCGTATAAACTCATCTTCTCGGGTATTGCTATGACCCTGTAGGGCATTCCCCTGACTCTACCTTCCCAATCCGATGCAGTTGCTTTCAAAATCAGTATCTTTTCGTCATCTTTGGCTGGTTTTCTGGTCATCCGTATTCCTCCATTCTTTATGCTGTAAAAATTGCTTTTTATGGCCAGTTCCCTTGTTTTCTCTTCTATTCCTTTTTCTATGATGTTGAATGAGACAGGGGACGGTTCCTTGACTCAAAAGTGAGTCAGAGAACCGTCCCCTGTCTCATTCCTGTCAAACATCAAGAAAGCCGGGAGAATAGCATTGGCATTTGATGTTTTGGAAAGAGCAGTAAAATCAGCATCTGAAAATCAAGGTTCGTGAAAAGAAGTAAAAAAGTAGGGTTTCTACACTAGAATCAATGACTTAATTGATGAAAGTTCATCTTGCACATATTGCACATTTATGCTAGACTTATTGAAGAGGTGGTTATATGCTGAATGAATATGGTTTTACCGAGGCAAGAAACGATTTTTCTCGGGTATTTAATATGGTATTTAATGAGCGGGAACCGGCGGTCATCAGAAGAAACCGGGATCAAGAGGTATTAATGTTGCGCAAGGATTTGCTGAAAGATATGCTCTCGGCTTATGTTCTTGATGTAGATCTATTGCCCGAAAATGATTGTTCTTTTACCGTATCTATAGATATACTGGAACTTGCGGCTAACGGTCCTACACAAGAAGAAGCCTTAAATGAGCTTATACAAGATTTGAAAATATATGCTCAAGACTATATGGAAAGGTCTCAACTTTTTCTTAATGCTCCCAACCGTAAACACCACTTGCCTTACCTTCTTAGAATTTTACTTTGTGATTCGGACGAAGAGATAAAGTCGCTTTTAAAGGTGCATCATGCCTCCTAGATTTCGAGATTTAAAACGTTATTGTGACAATAACGGTTGGGTCATGGTTAAAAATACCGATCATTTTACTACGAAAAGGTTTTATCTGATGGGTCGCTGTTAAGGACTAAAATAAGCCATGCATTGCAAAAGGAAATACCGGGGAACTTATGGAAAAAAATACTGAAGTTACAGTTAAAAATGCAGGAAGATGAGTTCTGGAGTAGCATAAAGTAGCTCATTCTACAAACATGCGGGCTAAAAAAGCCGTGCTTTTTTGTGCGCGGCTGAATTTATTTTAATGTTTGCTGAATTTATTTCATTGTTTCTGTCCAGCAGTTTATCTACAAAGTATTTTCTCTGCGTTTTGTTGTTTTATTTTTATTATCCTGACTCTATATTTTATCTATATTTTATCGATCCAGCATCCAGTTCGTCGGTGATGTTATAGTGTAAATCAGTTCAAGAGTAGCATATTTTATAAAGTGTCAACAATCCCATCCCCTTGACAATCATCCGATGTATACTAAATAAAAAACCTGACCAAAAATGCAATTTTCACCAATCTAACGTGATGAATAATTATTTTTCTTTTATCCTCTCATCTCTGATTTGCTCTGCCGTTACATCCTTTTTTTCTTTATCGGCTAAAAGCCCATATAAAAAATCTGCATTAGGAGTCCCTTGATTTTTAATTGGTATAAGTTTAGCTACTTCCTTACCATTCCTTGTTATAATAACTTCTTCTTTATCTACAATTTCTAAATATTTTCCTGCTCTTGTTTTAAACTCTGTTGCATTAACAATCATTTTAACACCTCCCACTTTGATTAATTAAATTATACCATTATTAATTAATCAAAAGCGAATTCTCATAATCCTCCGATTCTATGTTTTTCCTGAAGGCGGCTTATGTCGTTTGTTTCTTTTTTGTTTTTCCCTTCTGCGTTCATTGTGGATTTGTACAGGTAGGTGCTATCAATTCCAAAAATTTTGCATTTTTGGCTATTAATTAATGCATATTAATTAAATCTCTATAATCTATCCCTGCGAAAGTTGAGTGTCTAATTTATTAGAAAGATGATATAATATAAATATAATCTATCTTGAGGTGATTGTATATGAGTATAAAAGTTACGGTTGTAGTTCAAAAAGATGAAAACTGGTACGTCGCAAAGTGTATCGAAAATAACGTAGCTTCACAGGGTAAAACAATCGAGGAAGCGCTAAACAATTTACGTGAAGCATTGGAGTTATATTATGAAAATGAAAAACCGGATATCTCCTATTATCAGACTTTTATAACCACCATGGAGGTAGCGCTATAATGGGATCAAAGTATCCTGTTCTCCCTCCAGACGATATAATAAAAGTTCTTGTGCAGTTAGGATTTAAAAAGGTATCGCAAAAAGGTAGCCATGCAAAATATGTAAAATCAGGTGCAAATAAAAAAGTTGTTATAATACCTATGGCACTATGAAATTGCAAAAGGAACGTTAAAAAGCATATTAGAACAGGCTGGGATAACACTGGAAGATTTTTTAAAGTATTTAAAATAACTTAAAATAGATGGTTTTTCTTCTTCTTCACCTTCAACATAATAAACATAAATCACATTGCCAGGTTTATCAATCATCGCACAATTGCTTGATAGATTCGTAATCTGTAACAACTGCACCGGCTCCGGTTTTCCGCCAATCACGTATGCATTGTAACATCTTGGAAGCCTTTGGCAGCAATATTCACCAGCAAACTTTTAATATCTTCTGATAATTTGATTGCAAATAAATATATTAAAACGCCGACAAGAGCGTCTGCAAATTTCGGCCATGTCCTCCAGCGAAAATCTTCTATTATTCTCCTGCCTTCCCGGCCTTTCTTCTGTCTCAGTTGTTCATCACGACTTAACCTGTCAATAGCCTTCTCTGTAGTCTCAATGTCATTTACCGGCACCAATATGCCGTTTACGCCATTTTGAATTAAATCCCTGTTTCCCCTCATGTCTGTCTTTTGAATAAAATTATTTCCTCATCCCCCGAACTTTTCTATCCCTTCCCTTACTTTTTCCACCACGTAGTCTATCTCTTCATCAGAGAGGTTGTTGTGAAAGGGCAGGGAGATGGTGGAAGAAGCGATGGGCACCATCTATCATTGTCCTAAATTTATAAAGTATAAATGGTTTTCCATGCTGACCTACTCTTTTTTTGATGGTATAAGACGGGCCCTGGTGAAGTCAGCTTTATGCATAACGAAATCATGACCATAGGAACAACAGCAATTAAAAGACCTGTTATAGAAAGTATTATATCAAAAAATCTCTTCAATACAATTTGGGTCAAAAGAAAGATTTAATTCATCTAATTCAAACACCGGCATATCATCTATTCTGGTAAAATTAGACTTTGAAAGAAAGAACTCGTACATATTCGTCGATATTATCTTTCATCTATCACATATTCTATTTTAAACCATCCATCCGATATATTTTTAAATTTGCGTGCCACTTCAAAAGCTTCTTCTTTTGAACCTACCAGTGCTACTTTTTGTACGCCATGAATGCGCTTAATTGAAAATAAACAGTATATTTTCCACAGCAATATCAGCAGAAATTGTATCATTGCTCCTATTAAAAATACACTCCTGGGAAAGGCAAACCCTAATAAATGCCAGAATATATCCGGCATTAATTATTAATACATCTGTTATCACCATAAAAAAAGAATCCAAAAAACCCAATTTTCTTACTTTCAATTATATTACCCCCCAAATTAATTACCCCCAAATTTTGTTTTTGAATTAGGTTTGCCGCAGCCTCAATGTTCAAGTATAGCCATGCTTTCAATTTTAATTCAAATACTTTCTTACATCTTCTACATCATTTATGCTAAAGATATCTTCCACCATTTTTTCGACCTTCCTGATGTCCCGGGTTTTCTTGATGGTTTCGATAATATCATCTGGAATATTTGAAAGCTTCTTTTTAAGCAGCTTCATAGCTAGTTCTTTCGCTTTTTCTTCTTTACCTTTTTCCATGCCCTCCTCTATTCCTTTTTCTATTCCTTTTTCTATTCCTCTTTCTATTCCTCTTTCTTCTACCTTCTTCAGTTCCTGCTCGGTATAGATTTTTAGCTTGGTCTGTTTTAATGTCTTTATCACATACTCCTGAACTTCTTCATTTATCATGTCCTCATACATCTTATACACCTCCACAGCTTTTATTATGTTTTTCCTGAAGGCGGCTTCAAGAAGCCTTTTCGCTTCTGATGAACTTTTTTCGCCTGTTATTGTTTGAAAGTATTTTTTCAATGCTTCCTGAAAATATTCATTGTCGCTCAGTAGTATAGAGCGAAGTTTTCTTCGACATTTCTTATTTCGCTCTGAACTATTATCTGTACAGGAATCCATTCACCGTTTATATAATATATGCCGTCTATGGGTTTTTCTATTTTTTTGTCGTGTTTTTTTTAGATACGATATGAGTTTTTCCGGAAATTTGTTGCATACAAAGCTGAGGGTCATTTCTTCAATGTTTATGTCGTTTATTTCTTTTTTGGCTTTCCCTGAATACTTTTTTGGACCTGTTTAATGCCTCACAAAGCCTTTGCCTTATCTTTGATGAAGCAACTGTTTCTGCAAATTCTTCCATTACATCATAACCCTCAGATGACGATATTCGGGGAACCCTGAAGTAGATTTCGCCGAAACCTTCTTCTATCCTATCGGATAGCTCTTCGTCAGGTTCATAATCTGTCAAAAATTCAACTTCCCCCGTCTTGACATTCAAAAAATATTGGTGCATAGGATCATTATCCTCATATGCATCGACGAGCTCATCAAGCAATCTTTTAGAAATCTTCATTATAAATCCTCCACTCCGTTTTACCGCTGGCGGCACAAATTAATTATGAATAAAAAATGCTATCCGTTTAATACTATATCATTCCATGTACCTCGGAAAGCGATTTCCAACATATTTGCGCAAAGATCGGCACTTTCAAGTTCAGTATCCTCGACCAGCATTTTGTTCAAGACTTCTATATCCAGTCCCTCATGAATCAGTGCATTCCGTATCTTTTCGTATGCTTTTATTATATACTTTCTCCATTTCCGTTGTTGTTCAGTATTATTATTCAGTCTTTTTGAACAAAACTCCCCTATAGTTATCCCTATGCCTCTTCCCCTTATTTCCTCACAACATAAAGTGTTCAATGCTATAAATAAATCTACAAGCCTTTCATCCGCATCTTTACAGCTTATGCTTTTTGCAAACCATCGAAGTGCATTTTTATATCTTTCACGCCGACCTGGGTCAGCATTATTTATAAAGTCATACATTTTCTTTAGCCATTTATCCCAGTCTTTGCCGGGGATAAACCACTCCCTATCTATTGGGCAAGTATCTAAAGGCCAGGAAAAGCAGGGTGAAAAAGGATTTCCAAAAGGATTAGCAGCCCATTCATCAGTCTTATAAATCACAACCGGACTATCTATAGAAAACCAGTGATTCATTTCACCGACACTTGTTGCGGCTTGAAGTACCGAAATAATAGAACGGATTTCTTTCAAAGGAAGAAATTCCGGTTTTATTATATTCCATCCTGCTGAAAACTTATCAAATTCAATCTCATGTTTGTTACATGCTAATACATATCCTATTACCGGATAAGCTTCTGCAGAATACACCATTACCGCAGGAAGTCTGAGATAGCCCTTTATTTTTTCTATTAAATGATACTCTTCTTTCTTAATCGAGCGGATACGCCATTTCGCATCAAGTTCAACCTCTGGAAAGTAATATGTGCCGCTTATGCCTAAAAGTGGAACAACAAATTCTATGTTATACGAGCCTCTTTCCCAAACATTTTTACTTTGCAGAAATATTTCATCGAAGCATTGATTATTCCAATCAAGAGATTTTGTTATATTTAAATACCTCCATAATATGGAAACCAAAAATTCCATGGGAAAAGTAAAATCTCCTATAGGACCTCTTTCTTTTTTGGGTATAAATTTATTGAATAAATCATCATTTAAAAGTATCCTGGAAAACTTCCTGTAATCGGAAGAATTCTCTATAATATAATTAGATACTATAGGTACTAATGATAACGGATATCGCATCTCGGACGGCGTAGATTGAAAATTATCTTCTTCGATAAGATTGAAAAGTATGAGGGCTTCTTCTGCCGGGGGTTTTTTATGATCGCTCACGCATTTAGATAATAAGCCAAGAATCTCAATAATTAATGTTTTTACAAGAGCATAAAAATCATTATTAAACATAAAAATATACACTCCACCGGATGCTTTTTAACATCCGTTGCAATTACCAGCTTTCTAATCACCAAGGCATCCCTAATTCACCCGGAAAGGTTCTTGTGCTAAATTTATGTTAGCAGCCGTCCTGGCTCGTTCCCTTGTAATCTTAGTTTAAATAGTTTCTTACATCTTCTACATCATTTATGCTAAAGATATCCTCCACCATTTTTTCGACCTTCCGGATGTGACAGTTCTTTTATTGCAGCGTAAAAATCGCTGTGCCAGTCGCTCATGTTACATTCTCCTGTTTTTATTATATTATTTTGGTTGTCCGGTATCAAATGTTGTCACCAAATCCGTCCCGGTAACAACTTCATAGCATATGCAATTATCAAAGTGACTGATGAGCCAGGGAATGTGAGCCACGGGACGGTTCTCTAACTCACTTTGCTGCACTGAGTCAAGTCGAGTAGACATGGGCCTTGCGGCCCATGCCCCTCACAGAACGGACGTGCCTAATTAAGGCATCCGGCTCTTCATGCAGTCATTTGCTTCGGGCTATGCCTTACCATAAAGTTTTCTGCTATATACTGTGCGCCTCGTGGCGCACGGAATCGTCCCCTGACTCATTTCTAATATCACAATATCTTTTTTTCCCACTCCCAGGCCGTCTTAATGATAAAACCCAGATCGTTGTACTTAGGTTTCCAGCCAAGCTTTTGCTTTATCTTAGTAGAATCGGCCACAAGCTCAGGAGGATCGCCGGGCCTCCTCGGAGCATACTCCACTGGAAAACCTACTCCGGTAACCCTTTTTGCCGCATCTACCACCTGCTGCACCGAATATCCCTGACCGTAACCGCAATTGAAAACATCACCTTTACCGCCCTCCAGTAAATACTCCAGGGCCAGCACGTGGGCATCCGCCAGGTCCATGACATGGATGTAGTCCCTTATACATGTACCGT from Biomaibacter acetigenes includes these protein-coding regions:
- a CDS encoding S8 family serine peptidase → MNYFFKKFVLVPVVIFTLILFEVFSAPVLANTHNSGIAGIVPNKLMVKYKGQPDTVYEKGFSLKASGSESSYTVKTIDLSPGENVFEAIERMKKDPNIEYVEPVYIYKIADTYRSDDKYGIKDYKTQNAVNDAEFNNQWWILATEMEKAWEKVSEDRRKDVTVAVLDTGIDSDHPDLAGSIVPGYDFVNGDSVPEDDNGHGTHVAGIIGAIANNTIGIAGAASGVKIMPVKVLDANGEGDSGKIIEGIKWAVNHGADIINMSLERSRYIVDESGKTVDAFSQIEYEAIQYALEKGVIMVAAVGNESNHWTTDEPGDLDIVQNDKKYDSPVGYPAAYSGVLGVGAVDWYSNTGFIIADFSNTGDEVDVAAPGVGIISTYLNSNYEYESGTSQAAPIVSGLAALLKAGDESLSNEDIEKTIMESAIDLGEPGVDTEFGFGLVNGYRAFNLPRLEIVPDTPYPDTKGRITGEIMAKAYNNTVSQEVYGAVQVFVDRYDFDNNRWLLVTDIDNTVVDMVYGSGNLDIVLPDAGYFSLYADEYVYGSQNTEFISSRPIYMTFKPQKPVASLAPGTYNSSQTVALTCGTRDAKIYYTLNGEEPTTSSLLYQTPITISSSVTIKAISFKNGVTSDVGVYSYTINRTDDGGLTSGGSGGSGGAGSTAEPKQNEIIKTKDDSGRIKMLVKISPDLVEKELKSLDKSDVTLDVTTQDAVDSVEVEMDAKTLDKVLSAHRGIVIKSNNVEFKMDADFLASGGGVEKDGGLRLTVNESDFEAKDIEATSGAAPVSKIFEFEIYSGHKKIGQFAKPVTVTMKYDAKKVLDINKVGVYWLNEATHRWDYVGGKAVDKGITFETEHFSKYAVMEYNKTFKDITSHWAKYDIELMAAKHIIKGVSQNEFAPERSITRAEFTALIARALNIKEQGAQSNFIDVSDEAWYKDAVMGAARAGIISGVDASHFAPEKKITRQEMAVIIVKAYSYVTGKKLSDIYTTSEVKFRDEGAVNSWARSYVRLADALGLMNGNPDGTFAPGDSATRAQAAVIIKRMLEKSGKL
- a CDS encoding LUD domain-containing protein, which gives rise to MSVKSKFYEQRCQRAVKALIKNGFDAIYVPTREEAAKRAVELVPEKSSVGVGGSVTIHELGIVDALF
- a CDS encoding type II toxin-antitoxin system VapC family toxin, with the translated sequence MASKKVLTLIKNAEVKGYVSVISLAELLVKPLKMKDAKLVTEINKFINNFPNLNLVSVDKHVATVAAQIRAEYGLKMPDALIVSSAISLKCGIITVDTGFRKIDIPIYDLKSFV
- a CDS encoding AbrB/MazE/SpoVT family DNA-binding domain-containing protein, coding for MHSVKLSSKNQITIPAQICRALKIKKGNKLLIEQKDNRIILTPEPQDYVEYYYGIAKGTYGKCAEEMDEYVKKEREDWE
- a CDS encoding exoribonuclease R, giving the protein MLNEYGFTEARNDFSRVFNMVFNEREPAVIRRNRDQEVLMLRKDLLKDMLSAYVLDVDLLPENDCSFTVSIDILELAANGPTQEEALNELIQDLKIYAQDYMERSQLFLNAPNRKHHLPYLLRILLCDSDEEIKSLLKVHHAS
- a CDS encoding type II toxin-antitoxin system Phd/YefM family antitoxin, with the protein product MIVNATEFKTRAGKYLEIVDKEEVIITRNGKEVAKLIPIKNQGTPNADFLYGLLADKEKKDVTAEQIRDERIKEK
- a CDS encoding type II toxin-antitoxin system HicB family antitoxin is translated as MSIKVTVVVQKDENWYVAKCIENNVASQGKTIEEALNNLREALELYYENEKPDISYYQTFITTMEVAL
- a CDS encoding type II toxin-antitoxin system HicA family toxin, which codes for MGSKYPVLPPDDIIKVLVQLGFKKVSQKGSHAKYVKSGANKKVVIIPMAL
- a CDS encoding sugar transferase is translated as MKKRVGQHGKPFILYKFRTMIDGAHRFFHHLPALSQQPL
- a CDS encoding sugar transferase; this translates as MTQIVLKRFFDIILSITGLLIAVVPMVMISLCIKLTSPGPVLYHQKKSRSAWKTIYTL